The proteins below come from a single Thalassotalea ponticola genomic window:
- a CDS encoding TetR/AcrR family transcriptional regulator → MDTKTKILNAAETLFAEKGFTTTSLREITSAAEVNLAAVNYHFGSKKELIKALMKRYLDQLSPPLVESLKAVNEKTTAPTLLQVFDAFVEPLLSLNDFRDNGTSIFLQLLGRSYIDSQGFLRWFITTNYPGILDNFIGAVEKAYPDLTREDIFWRLHFTMGTVVFTMSSSAALIDIADNDFDTKVDVAGVIKRIIPYLASGVGAPIIKS, encoded by the coding sequence ATGGATACCAAAACAAAAATATTAAATGCCGCCGAAACCTTGTTTGCCGAAAAGGGTTTTACCACAACATCGCTTCGCGAAATTACCAGTGCGGCGGAAGTGAATCTCGCTGCCGTGAACTACCACTTTGGCTCGAAAAAAGAGCTGATTAAAGCACTGATGAAGCGCTATTTAGATCAGTTAAGTCCTCCCTTGGTTGAATCGTTAAAGGCGGTAAATGAAAAAACGACAGCGCCTACCTTACTGCAAGTGTTTGACGCATTTGTTGAACCTTTGTTATCGCTAAATGACTTTCGCGACAACGGCACCAGTATCTTTTTACAGCTGTTAGGACGCAGTTACATAGACAGCCAAGGCTTCTTGCGTTGGTTTATTACCACCAATTATCCGGGAATTTTAGATAATTTTATTGGCGCTGTAGAAAAAGCCTATCCAGACTTGACGCGCGAGGACATATTTTGGCGTTTGCACTTTACTATGGGAACGGTAGTTTTCACCATGTCGTCGTCGGCAGCACTGATTGATATTGCCGACAATGATTTTGATACCAAAGTGGATGTCGCCGGTGTTATTAAACGCATTATTCCTTATCTCGCCTCGGGTGTTGGCGCGCCCATTATAAAGTCATAA
- a CDS encoding sodium-dependent transporter, whose translation MSVTRDSFHSKLGFILAAAGSAIGLGNVWGFPTQAANNGGGAFVFVYLIVTVLLAIPALYAEVYLGNQAQKNPVAALQQACADVSSNLGKWAGLFGLLGAVLMLSFYSIVAGWMLSHALAPIMELVGFQSLASWLAESSTARNLAFTPVFILLSALIINRGVHQGIERWSSRLMPVLFLLLLGLIAYILQQPGASEGVAMYLTPNFEQVKDPQLIISAMGQAFFSLSIGVGGMMVYGSYLKKDANLGKLVLSIGALDTLIAFLAGLLIIPTLFVAQHMGQEVFRDGQLIGGPQLIFATLPALFESMGQIGIYVSLVFFSLMSMAALTSTISSTEVPVAYLVEDKGYSRTRATLLVSIIVLSASMTLVFNFDPLFSMVINWVNSFQLPIMGLFYFIVVGWMYKRGNQLADKQLLQQKPWLKFWANYLRFVCPLLLSVVFINVISNS comes from the coding sequence ATGTCAGTAACAAGAGATTCATTTCATTCTAAACTTGGTTTCATTTTAGCCGCTGCCGGCTCGGCGATTGGTCTTGGCAACGTTTGGGGATTTCCTACCCAAGCGGCAAACAACGGCGGTGGCGCATTTGTGTTTGTTTATTTAATCGTTACCGTTTTATTGGCCATACCCGCCCTATATGCGGAAGTTTACTTGGGTAACCAAGCGCAAAAGAATCCGGTTGCTGCCTTACAGCAAGCCTGTGCTGATGTGTCGTCAAATTTGGGCAAATGGGCTGGACTATTTGGTCTGTTAGGCGCGGTATTAATGCTCAGTTTTTATTCTATTGTGGCTGGGTGGATGCTATCACATGCCTTGGCCCCGATCATGGAGCTCGTCGGTTTTCAGAGTTTGGCAAGCTGGTTGGCAGAGTCAAGCACCGCCCGAAATCTCGCCTTTACCCCCGTGTTTATTTTGTTAAGCGCGTTGATCATTAACCGCGGTGTGCACCAAGGTATTGAGCGCTGGTCTTCGCGATTGATGCCGGTTCTGTTTTTGTTACTGCTTGGTTTAATTGCCTACATTCTACAACAACCTGGCGCCAGTGAAGGCGTAGCAATGTACTTAACGCCTAACTTTGAGCAGGTAAAAGATCCACAGCTGATCATCTCTGCCATGGGACAGGCGTTTTTCTCGCTATCTATTGGCGTTGGCGGAATGATGGTATATGGCTCTTATTTGAAAAAAGATGCCAATTTAGGCAAGTTAGTGCTCTCTATTGGCGCATTAGACACACTGATTGCGTTTTTAGCGGGCCTGCTAATTATTCCGACCTTATTTGTGGCTCAGCACATGGGGCAAGAAGTCTTTCGCGATGGTCAACTTATTGGTGGGCCGCAATTGATTTTTGCCACCCTGCCCGCCCTATTTGAATCAATGGGCCAAATTGGTATTTATGTGTCACTGGTGTTCTTTTCACTGATGTCAATGGCAGCGTTGACCTCGACGATTTCATCAACGGAAGTTCCGGTTGCCTATTTGGTTGAAGACAAGGGCTATTCGCGGACTCGGGCGACGCTACTGGTATCGATTATCGTGTTGTCGGCAAGCATGACGTTAGTGTTTAACTTTGATCCACTTTTTAGCATGGTGATCAATTGGGTGAACTCGTTCCAGCTGCCAATCATGGGCTTGTTTTATTTTATCGTCGTGGGTTGGATGTACAAGCGAGGCAATCAACTTGCCGATAAACAATTGCTACAACAAAAGCCGTGGTTGAAATTTTGGGCAAACTACTTGCGTTTTGTTTGCCCCTTATTGCTTTCGGTAGTGTTTATTAACGTCATTAGCAACAGCTAA
- a CDS encoding MBL fold metallo-hydrolase — MLQYKIVPVTPFMQNATIVWCDQTMQGAIIDPGGETERLLSEVDALGITLTKLLLTHAHVDHAGGAHAISTSRDIPIEGPHREDKFWIDMFDLQIQQFGFPDSESFTSSRWLEDGDTVELGNEQFEVYFCPGHTPGHVIFFHRQSKLAQVGDVLFKGSIGRTDFPKGDHPTLIASIKNKLWPLGDDVRFIPGHGPMSTFGEERRSNPYVRD; from the coding sequence ATGTTACAATACAAAATTGTCCCGGTTACGCCATTTATGCAAAATGCCACCATTGTTTGGTGTGATCAAACCATGCAAGGGGCTATTATCGACCCAGGCGGCGAAACCGAACGCTTGTTAAGCGAGGTGGATGCGTTAGGAATTACCCTAACTAAGTTGTTATTGACTCACGCTCACGTCGATCACGCAGGTGGTGCTCACGCTATCTCAACGTCTCGAGATATACCTATTGAAGGGCCTCACCGCGAAGATAAATTTTGGATTGATATGTTTGATCTGCAAATACAGCAATTTGGCTTTCCCGATAGCGAAAGTTTCACTAGCTCGCGTTGGTTAGAAGATGGCGATACTGTTGAGTTGGGCAATGAGCAATTCGAGGTGTATTTTTGTCCAGGGCACACACCAGGGCACGTTATCTTTTTTCACCGCCAATCGAAGTTGGCGCAAGTTGGTGATGTGTTGTTTAAAGGCTCTATCGGACGCACCGATTTCCCCAAAGGCGATCACCCAACGCTAATTGCCTCGATTAAAAACAAGTTATGGCCATTAGGTGATGATGTGCGCTTTATTCCTGGTCACGGGCCCATGAGTACGTTTGGCGAAGAGCGTCGCAGCAACCCATACGTGCGAGACTAA
- the upp gene encoding uracil phosphoribosyltransferase: MNVVEVNHPLIRHKLGLMRQAGISTRDFRELASEVGSLLTYEASKNFALEKTQIDSWNGPIEVDQIRGKKVTVVPILRAGLGMMDGVLKLIPNARISVVGMYRDEQTLEPVFYFEKLAGEIEERVALVIDPMLATGGSMVATIDLLKQRGCTNIIALVLVAAPEGIDALAKAHPDVTLYTAAIDDCLNDAGYILPGLGDAGDKIFGTK; the protein is encoded by the coding sequence ATGAATGTTGTTGAAGTTAATCACCCGCTCATTCGCCACAAGCTTGGCCTGATGCGACAAGCCGGTATTAGTACTCGAGATTTTCGAGAGTTGGCATCAGAAGTAGGCAGCTTACTTACCTATGAAGCGTCAAAGAACTTTGCATTAGAGAAAACCCAAATTGACAGTTGGAACGGTCCGATTGAGGTGGATCAAATTCGCGGCAAGAAGGTTACCGTCGTACCGATTTTACGCGCAGGCCTTGGCATGATGGATGGGGTATTAAAGCTTATTCCGAACGCGCGTATTTCGGTGGTTGGTATGTATCGCGACGAACAAACACTTGAGCCGGTGTTTTATTTTGAAAAGCTGGCTGGAGAAATAGAAGAGCGGGTAGCCTTAGTTATCGATCCAATGCTTGCAACGGGTGGCTCAATGGTAGCGACCATCGATTTACTCAAACAGCGCGGTTGTACCAATATTATTGCCTTAGTCTTGGTGGCGGCGCCAGAAGGCATTGATGCATTGGCAAAAGCACACCCCGACGTCACGCTATACACCGCAGCTATTGACGACTGTTTAAACGACGCAGGTTATATTTTACCTGGCTTGGGTGATGCAGGCGACAAAATTTTTGGTACTAAGTAA
- a CDS encoding DUF6524 family protein, protein MKEISPQGFSIRFIFALLLVLLTYNPTQYCFIRWVQSAGFSPQVLLAGVVLLTGWIIYVNATLRSMGVLGLALASAFFAALVWLLVEWGVLSLEETTGITWIVLVILAAILALGMSWSHIRRRMSGQMDTDEI, encoded by the coding sequence ATGAAAGAAATATCACCACAAGGCTTCAGCATACGCTTTATCTTTGCCCTCTTGTTGGTTCTGTTAACCTACAACCCAACACAGTATTGTTTTATTCGTTGGGTTCAAAGCGCGGGTTTTTCACCGCAAGTGTTACTGGCGGGGGTCGTATTGCTCACCGGTTGGATTATCTATGTGAATGCGACCCTGCGGTCAATGGGGGTGCTTGGCTTAGCCCTTGCTAGTGCCTTTTTTGCTGCCTTAGTATGGTTGTTAGTCGAGTGGGGTGTACTCAGTTTGGAAGAAACCACCGGTATCACCTGGATCGTTTTAGTGATTTTGGCGGCAATATTGGCCTTGGGGATGTCATGGTCCCATATTCGTCGGCGCATGTCTGGGCAAATGGACACCGACGAAATTTAG
- a CDS encoding DNA recombination protein RmuC, whose translation MSLDNPLLLPIVVATLILLLIGLTLFVINQLKQLKTQAQHDSRDNAVMAEKIAHIDKISQQQSQLQNNFINATQQQLAQLRLSLTEQLAEHKQQFNKNQIEAINQLVGHLQSTTAQNREELSRAMQANGEVLAKRMNELTQNTDKRLQEISAGVEKRLSEGFDKTTKTFNDIVKRLAIIDDAQRKITELSSNVVSLQEVLSDKRSRGAFGEVQLNALIRNVLPEKHFALQYTLSNAKIADCILFLPQPTGNIVIDSKFPLESYRKMTEVGISDVERKNYQNQFKQDIKKHINDISSKYILDKETADGAIMFLPAEAIFAEIHAHFPELVELAYRSRVWLTSPTTLMAVLTTVRSVLKDEATRQQVHIIQEHLHMLGTDFNRFKERFDHLARHIDQAANDVKKIHTSANKISSRFEKIEQVDLSQGDDDTKPARVFEQTLVR comes from the coding sequence ATGAGTTTGGATAACCCGTTATTACTGCCCATTGTGGTAGCGACGCTGATACTTTTACTGATCGGCTTAACCCTGTTTGTTATCAACCAATTAAAACAACTGAAAACCCAAGCGCAACACGACAGCCGTGACAACGCGGTAATGGCAGAAAAAATTGCTCACATTGATAAAATTAGTCAACAACAAAGTCAATTACAAAACAACTTTATCAACGCCACACAACAACAACTCGCGCAACTTCGATTGTCGTTGACCGAGCAATTGGCCGAGCACAAACAGCAGTTTAATAAGAATCAAATCGAGGCGATAAATCAGTTGGTTGGGCATTTGCAGAGCACTACCGCGCAAAACCGCGAAGAGTTGAGTCGAGCGATGCAAGCCAACGGCGAAGTTTTGGCCAAGCGGATGAACGAATTAACCCAAAACACCGATAAACGCCTACAGGAGATCTCCGCAGGTGTTGAAAAGCGCCTTTCAGAAGGCTTTGATAAAACCACGAAAACATTTAACGACATCGTCAAGCGTTTAGCGATTATTGACGATGCTCAGCGCAAAATAACCGAACTGTCTAGTAACGTGGTCAGTTTGCAAGAAGTGCTGTCGGATAAACGCTCTCGCGGCGCATTTGGTGAAGTTCAACTCAATGCGCTAATTCGCAATGTACTGCCCGAAAAACACTTTGCCCTGCAATATACCTTATCCAATGCCAAGATCGCCGATTGCATATTATTTTTACCGCAACCGACCGGTAATATCGTTATTGACTCGAAATTTCCGTTAGAAAGCTATCGCAAAATGACCGAAGTGGGAATAAGTGATGTCGAGCGGAAAAATTACCAGAATCAATTTAAACAAGATATCAAGAAACACATTAATGACATCAGCAGTAAGTATATCTTAGATAAAGAAACCGCTGATGGAGCCATTATGTTTTTACCGGCGGAGGCGATTTTTGCCGAAATTCACGCCCATTTCCCTGAGCTTGTTGAACTGGCATACCGCTCGCGGGTTTGGTTAACTTCGCCAACCACGTTAATGGCGGTACTTACCACCGTGCGCAGTGTGCTGAAAGACGAGGCGACGCGTCAACAGGTTCATATAATCCAAGAGCACTTACACATGCTAGGTACAGATTTTAATCGCTTTAAAGAGCGCTTTGATCATCTCGCCAGACATATTGATCAAGCCGCTAACGACGTTAAAAAAATTCATACATCAGCGAATAAAATCAGCAGTCGGTTTGAAAAAATTGAGCAGGTTGACTTGTCACAAGGTGATGATGACACCAAGCCTGCTCGGGTGTTTGAGCAGACGTTGGTGCGCTAA